Within the Candidatus Acidiferrales bacterium genome, the region AGCGTAGGCCCGCACCCGATGCTCGAGGCCATCGAGCGCATGGCCAAAGTTACCGGCCGGAAGCTTGCCGCCCAGCCCAACGCCGGCGTGCCGCGAAGCGTCGAAGGGCGCAACCTCTATCTCTGCTCGCCCGAATACATGGCCACCTACGCCAAACGCTTCATCCAGGCCGGGGTGAAGCTGGTGGGCGGCTGCTGCGGCACCACCCCGGAGCATCTGAAGGCCATGGCCAACGCGGTGCGCGCGCTTCAGCCTCCGGCGCAGCGCGTTCAGGTGAAGGCGGTGGCGGAAGCGCAAGGCCAGATGCCTCCCATCCCGCTGGAGCAAAGATCCGCCCTCGGCCAGAAGCTGGCCCAGAAAAAATTCATCCGCGTGGTTGAGATCGTCCCGCCGCGCGGCTGCGATACGACGAAGGAAGTGGAGGGAGCGCGCCTCCTTGCCGCGCATCACATCGACGGCGTCAATATCCCCGATGGGCCTCGCGCGAGCGCCCGCATGAGCGCCCAGGCGCTGGCCATTATGATCCAGCAGAAAGTAGGCATCGAAGCGCTGTTGCACTATTGCTGCCGCGACCGAAATGTCCTGAGCATGCAAGGGGATTTGCTCGGGGCTTACGCGATGGGGTTGCGCAATCTGATTGTGATTACCGGCGATCCGCCAAAAATCGGCAACTACCCCGACGCCACGGCGGTGTTCGACGTGGACGCCATCGGGCTGACCAACATCGTGGCCAACCTGAACCGCGGGATGGACCTTGGCGGCAACCCCATCGGCACGCAGACCGGATTCGTGATCGGGTGCGGCGCCAACCCGGGGGCGATCAACCTCGAGGAGGAAATCCGACGCTACGAGTGGAAAGTGGACGCCGGCGCGCAATACGCGGTGACGCAGCCGGTTTTTGACGTGACCAAGCTGGAGACGTTTTTGAAGCGAATCGCTCACGTCCGGATCCCGGTGATTGCCGGGCTCTGGCCGTTGACCAGCTACCGCAACGCCGAGTTCATGAACAACGAAGTGCCCGGCGTTTCTGTCCCGGCGGATGTCATGGAGCGCATGAGGAAAGCCGATTCCGGCGAAAAAGCGCGGCAGGAAGGAATCCGCATCGCTCAGGAGGCCTTGCTGCGGCTCAAGGAGATGGTGGAAGGGGTGCAGGTGAGCGCGCCGTTTGGGCGCTATACCGCTTCTCTTGAAGTCCTCAGTGTTTTGGAGCCCGCCCGGGCCTCGCAACCCGGGTAGTTCGAGCGCGCATGCGCTCCCGCTGGAATGCACACGCACTGGAGGCGCTCTTGAAAAAAGATTCCGAGCCCGAATTTGAGAAATCGCTTGGCCGCCTGGAGGAGATCGTCAAGAAGCTCGAGAACGGCAACCTGTCGCTCGAAGAGGCCATGAAGCTATTCGAGGAGGGTGTGCAACTCTCCCGCAGTTGCCAGAAGCAGCTCGAGGAAGCGGAAAAACGAGTGGAGATGCTGGTCAGAAAAGCCGACGGCAGCCTTGCCCGAACTCCCTTTGAGCGGGAACGCGAACAGGAAAAAGGATAGCTTGCCGCATGACGCTGCCCGCCATTTTCGAGCAAGACCGCCTGCTCATCGAAGATGCCCTCGAACGCTTGCTTCCTTCCGAGGAGACGCCGCCGGCGGCCATCCATCGCGCCATGCGCTACAGCGTGCTGGCGGGCGGCAAGAGGATTCGCCCCATTCTGTGTCTTGAAGCCGCCGGGGCCATTTCCGACAACGCTCCCGGCGCGGCGGAGCTTGGC harbors:
- a CDS encoding exodeoxyribonuclease VII small subunit — its product is MKKDSEPEFEKSLGRLEEIVKKLENGNLSLEEAMKLFEEGVQLSRSCQKQLEEAEKRVEMLVRKADGSLARTPFEREREQEKG
- a CDS encoding bifunctional homocysteine S-methyltransferase/methylenetetrahydrofolate reductase, with protein sequence MRAGFLETLDQRVVLADGAMGTMLYAKGVFINRCFDELNLVMPSLVKDVHNGYRKVGCEVLETNTFGANPVRLLKYGLSEKMREINLAGAQLARECAGDQLWVAGAVGPMGIRIEPLGPTSFDEAMENFKQQIQALVDGGVDFIILETFYDLREIQQALRAAREVCHLPVVAQMTIGDDGNSLDGASPEWIAQKLDEWGADVIGLNCSVGPHPMLEAIERMAKVTGRKLAAQPNAGVPRSVEGRNLYLCSPEYMATYAKRFIQAGVKLVGGCCGTTPEHLKAMANAVRALQPPAQRVQVKAVAEAQGQMPPIPLEQRSALGQKLAQKKFIRVVEIVPPRGCDTTKEVEGARLLAAHHIDGVNIPDGPRASARMSAQALAIMIQQKVGIEALLHYCCRDRNVLSMQGDLLGAYAMGLRNLIVITGDPPKIGNYPDATAVFDVDAIGLTNIVANLNRGMDLGGNPIGTQTGFVIGCGANPGAINLEEEIRRYEWKVDAGAQYAVTQPVFDVTKLETFLKRIAHVRIPVIAGLWPLTSYRNAEFMNNEVPGVSVPADVMERMRKADSGEKARQEGIRIAQEALLRLKEMVEGVQVSAPFGRYTASLEVLSVLEPARASQPG